The following are encoded in a window of Hydrogenispora ethanolica genomic DNA:
- a CDS encoding UxaA family hydrolase gives MHQVLQIHPTDNVSVALAPLATGEVIAVNGLSVTVLEEVPVGHKLALRDIAAGDPVRKYGFTIGHATRPIRRGEWVHSHNVATALHDKLEYRYEPSFHEPPVLTGQVPAFQGYRRGDGRVGIRNEIWIINTVGCINKQSERLAELARQQYQPQIAAGRIDGVYAFSHPYGCSQLGEDLHNTQKLLAGLVGHPNAGGVLVVGLGCENNQMADFQKILGPVDPNRVKFLVLQEVADELAVGLQLLGELIDFAGSFQPEPVPVSELTIGLKCGGSDGFSGITANPLVGAAADRLIAYGGTAILSEVPEMFGAETILMNRAKDQATFEKVVALINDFKDYFIRNGQEVYENPSPGNKDGGITTLEDKSLGCTQKGGTSIVTDVLRYGERSRVKGLNLLEGPGNDIVSCTALAAAGAQIILFTTGRGNPMGAIVPTIKVSTNGRLAQEKPHWIDFNAGKLLEGSTMEQLSGEFFQYLLAVAGKEQLTQNERNGYRDMAIFKSGVTL, from the coding sequence ATTCATCAGGTTTTACAGATTCATCCCACCGATAACGTCAGCGTGGCGCTGGCGCCGCTGGCGACTGGAGAGGTCATCGCAGTCAACGGGCTGTCCGTCACGGTCCTGGAAGAGGTGCCGGTCGGGCACAAGCTGGCGTTGCGGGACATCGCGGCCGGGGATCCGGTCCGCAAATACGGTTTTACCATCGGTCACGCGACCCGGCCGATTCGCCGGGGCGAATGGGTTCACAGCCACAACGTGGCAACCGCGCTCCATGACAAACTGGAGTACCGTTACGAACCCTCGTTTCATGAGCCGCCGGTCCTAACCGGCCAAGTTCCGGCTTTTCAAGGATACCGGCGCGGCGACGGCCGGGTGGGGATCCGCAATGAGATCTGGATCATCAACACGGTCGGCTGCATTAATAAGCAGAGCGAGCGCCTGGCGGAACTGGCGCGCCAGCAATACCAGCCGCAGATCGCGGCCGGCCGGATCGACGGTGTGTACGCTTTCTCTCACCCTTACGGCTGTTCGCAATTGGGCGAGGACCTGCATAACACCCAGAAGCTTCTGGCCGGACTGGTCGGCCACCCCAATGCCGGCGGCGTGCTGGTGGTGGGGCTGGGTTGCGAGAACAATCAAATGGCCGATTTTCAAAAGATTCTCGGTCCGGTCGATCCGAACCGGGTCAAATTTCTGGTTCTGCAGGAAGTGGCCGACGAGTTGGCGGTCGGCCTGCAACTGCTGGGCGAGCTGATCGATTTCGCCGGGAGTTTTCAGCCGGAGCCGGTCCCGGTCTCGGAACTGACGATCGGTCTGAAATGCGGCGGCTCCGACGGCTTTTCGGGGATCACCGCCAATCCGCTGGTGGGCGCGGCAGCGGACCGCCTGATCGCGTACGGCGGAACCGCCATTCTCAGTGAAGTTCCGGAGATGTTCGGGGCCGAGACCATCCTGATGAACCGGGCGAAGGATCAGGCTACCTTCGAAAAAGTGGTGGCGTTGATCAATGATTTTAAAGACTACTTCATCCGGAACGGCCAGGAAGTCTACGAGAACCCGTCTCCCGGCAACAAAGACGGCGGCATCACCACGCTGGAGGATAAGTCGCTGGGCTGCACCCAAAAGGGCGGCACCAGCATTGTCACGGACGTGCTCCGCTATGGCGAACGCTCCCGAGTCAAGGGGCTAAACCTGCTGGAGGGACCGGGGAACGACATTGTCTCCTGCACCGCGTTGGCCGCGGCCGGAGCCCAGATCATCCTTTTTACCACCGGACGGGGCAATCCCATGGGAGCGATCGTTCCCACCATCAAGGTCTCCACCAACGGGCGGCTGGCCCAGGAGAAACCGCACTGGATCGATTTCAACGCCGGCAAGCTGCTGGAGGGGTCGACCATGGAACAGCTGAGCGGCGAATTCTTTCAATATCTGCTGGCGGTCGCCGGCAAAGAGCAGTTGACTCAGAATGAACGGAATGGCTACCGCGACATGGCGATCTTCAAATCGGGCGTTACCCTGTAA
- a CDS encoding RNA polymerase sigma factor — protein sequence MGLDEELALQLQQGDEAALETLVRRYHGPIHAYVVRMGGEYHAASDITQEVFIKLCRNIRHYRAGLPFRPWLYTIASNTYKDYLRKAYVKKDVLGAETGEVAAITETPETAFLEAAERRMVLEALQRLGEIYREVLILRYYQDLKLEEIALAVQIPVGTVKSRLSGALRQLKQLLAEGESIHVNSVHR from the coding sequence TTGGGATTGGACGAAGAGTTGGCATTACAACTCCAGCAGGGCGACGAGGCCGCGCTGGAGACGCTGGTCCGGCGGTACCACGGTCCGATTCACGCCTATGTGGTGCGAATGGGCGGCGAGTATCATGCGGCAAGCGATATTACGCAGGAGGTTTTTATCAAGCTTTGCCGCAACATCCGCCATTATCGGGCCGGTTTGCCTTTTCGCCCTTGGCTCTATACGATCGCTTCCAACACTTACAAGGATTATTTGCGAAAGGCTTACGTGAAAAAAGATGTTTTGGGCGCGGAAACCGGAGAGGTCGCGGCGATTACGGAAACTCCGGAGACCGCTTTTTTGGAAGCGGCGGAACGGCGGATGGTTCTGGAAGCGCTGCAGCGACTGGGCGAAATTTACCGCGAAGTGTTGATTCTCCGTTATTATCAGGACCTAAAACTGGAGGAGATCGCCCTGGCGGTCCAAATACCGGTCGGCACCGTCAAATCGAGGCTATCGGGTGCCTTGCGCCAGTTGAAACAATTGCTTGCGGAGGGGGAGAGTATCCATGTCAATTCAGTCCATCGATGA
- a CDS encoding ATP-binding cassette domain-containing protein — MLELTGITKQFGAAGFSLGPVSFRLENGLHLLAGPNGAGKSTLLRMIATVLRPDCGQIAWRNGDIYANGGYKRTLGYLPQTFGLYEEMTGWEFLQYMAGLKGLPPRLARERSDFVAIRFGIRQECRRRIALWSMGLRQRLGLAQALLNDPAVLILDEPFNGLDPEESRAVSAFLAQLSEERVILISSHVLSGLAVTRLLLLRNGRLCFEGAPTAFINEARGQVWSLTVSKDQWLKLPHHDSTGTIILEDGQYRCNFIGERPPDIPGVQVGEPGLEEAYIFWLRYNHSTSEEIRDDHPA; from the coding sequence ATGCTGGAGTTGACGGGAATAACGAAACAGTTTGGCGCCGCCGGTTTTTCCTTGGGGCCCGTATCCTTCCGCCTGGAGAACGGCCTGCATCTCCTGGCCGGACCCAATGGCGCGGGAAAATCGACCTTGTTACGGATGATCGCCACGGTGCTACGGCCGGATTGCGGCCAAATCGCCTGGCGGAACGGGGACATCTACGCCAATGGCGGCTATAAGCGGACTCTCGGCTACCTGCCGCAGACTTTCGGCCTCTACGAGGAGATGACCGGCTGGGAATTCCTGCAATACATGGCTGGGTTGAAGGGGCTCCCGCCGCGATTGGCGAGGGAACGGAGTGATTTCGTTGCTATCCGTTTCGGAATCCGACAGGAATGCCGGCGGCGAATCGCTCTTTGGTCGATGGGTTTGCGGCAGCGCTTGGGCCTGGCGCAAGCATTGCTCAACGATCCGGCGGTTTTAATCCTGGATGAGCCGTTCAACGGATTAGACCCCGAAGAAAGTCGGGCGGTCAGTGCCTTTCTGGCGCAATTATCTGAGGAGCGGGTGATCCTTATCAGCAGCCATGTCCTGTCCGGGCTGGCCGTAACCAGGCTGCTGCTCCTGCGGAACGGCCGTCTATGCTTTGAAGGAGCGCCAACGGCTTTCATCAACGAAGCCCGGGGACAGGTCTGGTCGCTAACGGTCTCCAAGGACCAATGGCTCAAATTACCGCATCATGACTCAACGGGCACGATCATCCTGGAAGACGGCCAATACCGCTGCAACTTCATTGGTGAACGGCCGCCTGATATTCCGGGGGTACAGGTTGGGGAGCCGGGCTTGGAAGAAGCCTATATTTTTTGGTTGCGTTACAATCATTCGACGAGCGAGGAAATACGGGATGATCATCCGGCTTGA
- a CDS encoding ATP-binding cassette domain-containing protein, with the protein MIIRLEDITVHGPMAQRNGLRWGAWRARHGDCTSAPGGRPSLQQISCAFTTGITAIVGPNGAGKSVLLQVLCGLILQDAGQITLDGRTATQSDLRQAMGYLPQAFGFYPQWTARETLRYIALLRGMVGQKERERRVTEVLQRTTLAAAADRKVGTYSRGMRQAVGIAQVLLGGAPALILDEPTAGLDPEARNKLRGMLVEIGQERPVIWASSLISDAVFADRVLILARSKNCFWGTPVELAAAARPLGTDFLPVPGQDAGSDGTYGPEPLEQGYRAILSRGVSS; encoded by the coding sequence ATGATCATCCGGCTTGAAGATATTACGGTTCATGGACCTATGGCGCAGCGGAACGGTTTGAGATGGGGCGCTTGGCGGGCGCGTCATGGAGATTGTACCTCTGCTCCGGGCGGTAGGCCCTCGCTACAGCAGATCTCATGCGCCTTTACGACGGGCATCACTGCGATCGTCGGTCCCAACGGAGCCGGAAAGTCAGTCTTACTGCAAGTCCTTTGCGGTTTAATTTTACAGGACGCGGGCCAAATAACGCTGGATGGCAGAACCGCAACCCAGTCCGATCTTCGCCAAGCGATGGGGTATTTGCCGCAAGCTTTCGGCTTTTATCCCCAATGGACCGCCCGTGAAACGCTTCGTTATATTGCGTTATTAAGAGGAATGGTCGGGCAGAAGGAGCGGGAGCGGCGGGTGACGGAGGTCTTGCAGCGGACCACCTTGGCGGCGGCGGCCGACCGTAAAGTGGGAACCTATTCCAGGGGCATGCGGCAAGCCGTCGGGATTGCCCAGGTATTATTAGGCGGGGCTCCGGCCTTAATCCTGGATGAGCCTACCGCCGGACTGGACCCTGAAGCCCGGAATAAGCTTCGGGGGATGTTGGTGGAGATTGGTCAAGAACGTCCCGTTATTTGGGCTTCATCGCTGATCTCCGATGCCGTTTTCGCCGACCGGGTTTTGATTTTGGCCCGGAGCAAAAACTGTTTTTGGGGCACCCCCGTCGAACTTGCGGCGGCCGCCCGGCCGCTCGGGACGGATTTCCTTCCGGTTCCGGGGCAAGACGCCGGAAGCGATGGAACGTATGGGCCGGAGCCGCTGGAGCAAGGGTATCGGGCCATCCTGTCGCGCGGGGTGAGTTCATGA
- a CDS encoding Gfo/Idh/MocA family protein: protein MRTKVAVIGAGNWGTNLIKTLYPLGVLAAVADQSEAGRTNLKKVYPDLNVCSELGKLLDSDIQAVLIATPAPTHYRIAREALWAGKDVFIEKPMTLRMAEADELAAFAEKENQILMIGHLLLYQPAVQWLKAYLDSGLLGELSSLHQERLSLGRARETESVLWDLGVHDLAVMLYLTGTHPVVGRVSGQQRLRSGIEDDIYLHLMFDGNIQAHLHASWIWPVRRRQLTLTGAKGMLVYDEMAQTVTLHRNGIHKKDLSAWDEGTERVFQGEGAPLIREMEHFLQCVRDRKQPLSDGRSGAAVIKVLEEVSQKLRGESEYVLSIV from the coding sequence ATGAGGACCAAAGTTGCGGTGATCGGCGCGGGAAATTGGGGCACGAATCTGATAAAGACTCTGTACCCATTGGGTGTTTTGGCGGCAGTTGCCGACCAGTCTGAAGCAGGCCGTACCAATCTGAAAAAAGTCTATCCGGATCTGAATGTATGTTCCGAACTCGGTAAATTGCTGGATTCCGATATTCAGGCGGTGCTGATTGCCACGCCAGCCCCGACTCATTACCGGATTGCCCGGGAAGCGCTCTGGGCCGGGAAAGATGTTTTTATTGAAAAACCAATGACTCTTCGAATGGCTGAAGCCGATGAGTTGGCGGCTTTCGCCGAAAAAGAAAACCAAATTTTGATGATAGGGCACCTATTGCTTTATCAGCCCGCTGTGCAGTGGCTCAAAGCGTACCTGGACTCCGGCCTTTTGGGGGAGTTGAGCAGCTTGCATCAGGAGCGTCTGAGCCTGGGGCGCGCCAGGGAAACGGAGAGTGTGCTCTGGGATTTGGGTGTCCATGATCTGGCGGTGATGCTCTACCTTACCGGAACCCATCCGGTGGTGGGGCGGGTTAGCGGTCAGCAGCGACTGCGCTCGGGGATTGAGGATGATATCTATCTTCATTTAATGTTTGACGGCAATATCCAGGCGCATTTGCATGCTTCCTGGATCTGGCCGGTCCGGCGCAGACAACTGACGCTCACCGGCGCCAAAGGGATGCTCGTCTATGATGAAATGGCTCAAACCGTTACCTTGCACCGAAACGGCATTCATAAAAAAGATCTGTCCGCCTGGGACGAAGGAACGGAACGGGTCTTTCAAGGGGAGGGGGCGCCGCTGATCCGGGAGATGGAGCATTTTTTGCAATGTGTCCGCGACCGAAAACAGCCGCTCTCGGACGGAAGAAGCGGGGCAGCGGTCATCAAGGTGCTGGAGGAAGTAAGTCAAAAGCTGCGCGGTGAATCTGAATATGTACTATCGATAGTGTAG
- the lpxA gene encoding acyl-ACP--UDP-N-acetylglucosamine O-acyltransferase, with product MKTKNNFRTRDIHRIHPTAVVHPNAKIGWNVTIGPYAVIGENVTIGDHCMVGPHVSIDGWTTIGQGNRFFHGASIGYEPQDLKFKNQKTFLFIGDNNIFREYTTVNRGTEQGGGETRLGNNNVLMLYSHVAHDCHVGNGNLLENGSALGGHVMLEDHVVVGWMSGIHQFCKIGSIVTIGLMTKVTKDVPPFILVEGNPAKVAGLNEVGLRKNGIPPEVFTQIQLAYQILYHSKLALHKAIEEMEFKLQSSLEIDHFIRFILNNKRGIQR from the coding sequence ATGAAGACGAAGAACAATTTCAGGACGAGAGATATTCATCGCATTCACCCCACGGCGGTGGTTCATCCCAATGCCAAAATCGGATGGAACGTGACTATCGGCCCATATGCCGTCATCGGAGAGAATGTGACGATCGGCGATCATTGCATGGTCGGTCCGCATGTATCCATTGACGGTTGGACAACGATCGGCCAAGGGAACCGTTTTTTTCACGGCGCTTCGATCGGTTACGAGCCGCAAGATCTAAAATTTAAAAATCAAAAGACTTTTCTATTCATCGGAGATAACAATATTTTCCGCGAATATACAACGGTAAACCGAGGCACGGAACAAGGCGGCGGAGAAACGCGGCTGGGTAATAACAATGTATTGATGCTATATTCGCATGTGGCCCATGATTGCCATGTGGGCAACGGCAATCTGCTGGAAAACGGTTCCGCGCTCGGCGGACATGTTATGCTGGAAGATCATGTGGTAGTCGGCTGGATGAGCGGCATTCATCAGTTTTGCAAAATCGGCAGCATTGTTACTATCGGCCTGATGACCAAGGTTACCAAAGACGTGCCCCCGTTTATTCTGGTCGAGGGGAATCCGGCGAAAGTGGCCGGTCTCAATGAGGTGGGTCTCCGCAAAAACGGAATCCCACCGGAAGTATTCACCCAGATTCAATTGGCCTATCAGATCCTGTACCATTCGAAACTGGCGCTGCATAAGGCCATTGAGGAAATGGAATTCAAACTGCAGAGCAGTTTGGAGATCGATCATTTCATCCGGTTTATCTTGAATAACAAACGGGGTATCCAGCGTTGA
- a CDS encoding DegT/DnrJ/EryC1/StrS family aminotransferase gives MNIPILNLKPEVDELWEDLNQAIQGVLRSTRFIMGPNGAAFEAGSAEYLGVKHSIAVNSGTDALLIGLRAAGITTGDEVITSPFTFYATAEAISQIGATPVFVDIRRETYNIDVRRIEQAITPKTKAIIPVHLFGQGAEMDDILALAKQYKLKVIEDAAQAFGGEYYGKKLGAIGDVGCFSFYPSKNLGAYGDGGLITTNGDEIAALARMLRNHGSQRSYYNEMLGYNSRLDELQAAILRVKLPRIEAWNEGRRKAAYVYNELLADISGLIIPHEDPAVKHVYHQYTIRILHGKRDQVQRHLEQQGIGTMIYYPVPLHRQPLYARNAAELPVAEESAAEVLSLPIGPTITRTIQETVVAELRKALG, from the coding sequence ATGAACATACCCATTTTAAATCTCAAGCCTGAGGTGGATGAGTTATGGGAGGATTTAAACCAAGCCATTCAGGGAGTGTTGCGTTCGACCCGGTTCATTATGGGACCGAATGGAGCGGCGTTTGAAGCGGGGAGTGCGGAATACCTGGGAGTTAAACATTCGATCGCCGTCAATTCCGGAACTGATGCTTTGCTCATCGGGTTGCGGGCAGCCGGCATTACAACCGGAGATGAAGTGATCACCAGCCCTTTTACTTTTTACGCCACCGCCGAAGCGATCAGTCAGATCGGAGCGACACCGGTGTTCGTGGATATCCGCAGGGAAACTTATAACATCGACGTCCGGCGGATCGAGCAAGCGATTACGCCGAAGACCAAGGCGATCATACCGGTCCATCTATTCGGCCAGGGGGCGGAGATGGACGACATTTTGGCATTGGCCAAGCAATACAAGTTGAAGGTTATCGAAGATGCGGCCCAAGCTTTTGGCGGAGAGTACTACGGTAAAAAACTCGGCGCCATCGGGGATGTGGGTTGTTTCTCTTTCTATCCGTCCAAAAATTTGGGGGCTTACGGAGATGGCGGATTGATTACGACCAACGGCGACGAAATCGCGGCGCTGGCGCGAATGCTCAGGAATCACGGTTCGCAACGAAGCTATTACAATGAGATGCTTGGCTACAACTCCCGCCTCGATGAACTGCAGGCGGCAATACTCCGGGTAAAACTGCCGCGCATCGAAGCCTGGAATGAAGGCCGGAGAAAGGCCGCTTATGTCTATAACGAATTGTTAGCCGATATATCGGGGTTGATCATCCCCCATGAAGACCCCGCCGTCAAGCATGTTTATCACCAATATACGATCCGGATATTGCATGGCAAGCGGGATCAAGTCCAACGCCACTTGGAGCAGCAGGGGATCGGCACCATGATCTATTACCCGGTCCCCCTCCACCGACAGCCGTTGTATGCTCGGAACGCCGCCGAGTTGCCGGTGGCGGAAGAGTCCGCCGCAGAAGTGTTATCGCTGCCTATCGGCCCGACGATTACCCGCACGATTCAGGAGACCGTAGTGGCAGAGCTACGGAAAGCACTGGGCTGA
- a CDS encoding alpha/beta hydrolase family protein, whose protein sequence is MVLFLSGCQSAATPSSMTPIALPAPTGAYGVGVTSLPLVDQSRTETIGENAGFRHRELMVQLWYPITPATAGEPSEYLDELSARFAAVSSAELIPKEAPRLSPDFQFLIKTHAVRDALPAQDGPGFPVLVFSPGYGATYLFYQSLFEDLASHGYFIAAINHPYLSGITVFPDQHFYPQAQPKNEDQFLDDQFRTVVTDIQFVVAQMAVLNQDRTRPFLDRLDLSRIGCFGHSYGGAAAVQACIDDPEIKAAIDIDGSMHGKDYDRPIAKPLGIINNDLTATCDYTVKKLWRNTHRGYMVRIHKARHLDFSDLGVIIKRYYPKRPLLVRALYFGKIEPELAVQLTRKAVLNFFEIYLTGGSDADLLEMPRQYPGQIKITKKP, encoded by the coding sequence TTGGTTTTATTCCTCAGTGGCTGTCAATCCGCTGCCACGCCATCCAGCATGACTCCTATCGCGTTGCCGGCGCCAACCGGCGCCTATGGGGTCGGCGTCACCAGCTTGCCGTTAGTGGATCAGTCCCGGACCGAAACGATTGGAGAAAATGCCGGCTTCCGCCATCGGGAGTTGATGGTGCAATTGTGGTACCCTATCACTCCGGCGACCGCCGGGGAACCCAGCGAGTATTTGGACGAACTCTCCGCCAGATTTGCCGCTGTAAGTTCGGCCGAGTTGATTCCTAAAGAAGCCCCCCGCTTGAGTCCGGATTTCCAGTTCCTGATCAAAACTCACGCGGTGCGGGACGCGCTCCCGGCGCAGGATGGGCCGGGATTTCCGGTATTGGTGTTTTCGCCGGGCTATGGCGCGACCTACCTATTTTATCAGAGTTTGTTCGAGGATTTGGCTTCGCACGGGTACTTCATCGCGGCAATCAACCATCCTTATCTATCGGGGATCACCGTCTTCCCGGACCAGCATTTTTATCCCCAGGCTCAACCTAAAAATGAAGACCAATTCCTGGACGATCAGTTTAGGACGGTGGTTACGGACATCCAGTTCGTTGTCGCTCAAATGGCGGTGCTGAATCAGGACCGCACGCGACCTTTCTTGGACAGGTTGGATCTCAGCCGGATCGGCTGTTTCGGGCATTCCTACGGCGGCGCGGCCGCGGTCCAAGCCTGTATCGATGATCCGGAAATAAAGGCAGCCATCGACATTGACGGATCGATGCATGGCAAGGATTATGATCGGCCGATCGCCAAACCGTTAGGCATCATCAATAATGACCTGACAGCAACGTGTGATTACACCGTTAAAAAGCTCTGGCGGAATACCCATCGGGGCTACATGGTCCGAATTCACAAAGCCAGACATTTGGACTTCTCCGATTTGGGAGTAATTATCAAGCGTTACTATCCTAAACGTCCGCTGCTGGTCCGGGCGTTGTATTTTGGCAAAATCGAACCGGAATTGGCGGTGCAGCTGACCCGCAAAGCGGTTTTGAACTTTTTTGAAATCTATTTAACCGGGGGATCCGACGCTGACTTATTAGAGATGCCCCGCCAGTATCCGGGACAAATCAAAATTACGAAAAAACCTTGA
- a CDS encoding Gfo/Idh/MocA family protein, which yields MRFAIAGAQHFHLLDLLQTMRSFPDIEWVGVCHAHPNYRRLLAEEYRLPIYDSLGDLLEQAQPEAVACFDAFTERTATIAACLRRGIHVLADKPPAISFDQLAELEEAFYETRSLNPAPVLAALFSERYNPPVLTLKRLIATGTIGPVVNFTAFRPHKLKKGTRPEWMFRRRSYGGILVDLTVHDLDVYHWLTGRLPVAIMAAHSNFSCPEYPEFEDNGQIFFTAADGSAGFIKTEWLAPEAFPSHGDCRYFVTGTRGTVEVHTGGDITDRDGKVVLCTHDQPPVQVPLVRPDHDLYADFLCQCRGIATPGAPMIQATELFATLRTVLTARDAADQQKRLSLTWPESG from the coding sequence ATGCGTTTTGCCATCGCCGGAGCCCAGCATTTTCATCTTCTTGACCTGCTCCAAACCATGCGAAGCTTTCCGGATATCGAATGGGTGGGGGTTTGCCATGCCCATCCCAATTATCGGCGATTGTTGGCTGAGGAGTACCGGCTTCCCATCTACGATTCCCTGGGCGATTTGCTGGAGCAAGCCCAGCCGGAGGCGGTCGCTTGTTTTGATGCTTTTACCGAACGGACCGCGACTATTGCCGCCTGCCTGCGCCGGGGAATTCACGTCCTGGCGGATAAACCGCCGGCCATCAGCTTCGACCAACTGGCCGAGCTGGAAGAGGCGTTTTACGAAACCCGTTCCCTGAATCCCGCGCCGGTCCTGGCGGCGCTCTTTAGCGAGCGCTATAATCCGCCGGTGTTGACGCTGAAACGCTTGATTGCGACGGGGACCATCGGCCCGGTGGTCAATTTCACGGCGTTTCGGCCGCATAAATTGAAAAAAGGGACCCGGCCGGAGTGGATGTTCCGCCGCCGGAGCTATGGCGGGATTCTGGTCGATCTGACAGTCCACGATCTGGATGTATACCACTGGCTCACCGGCCGGCTGCCGGTGGCGATCATGGCGGCGCACTCCAATTTCAGCTGCCCCGAATATCCGGAGTTTGAGGACAACGGGCAGATCTTCTTTACCGCGGCGGACGGCAGCGCCGGTTTCATCAAAACGGAATGGCTGGCTCCCGAGGCTTTCCCTTCCCATGGGGATTGCCGTTATTTTGTAACCGGCACCCGGGGAACCGTGGAAGTCCATACCGGCGGCGATATTACCGATCGCGACGGCAAGGTGGTGCTTTGCACCCACGATCAACCTCCCGTTCAAGTGCCGCTGGTTCGGCCGGACCATGACTTATATGCCGATTTCCTGTGTCAATGTCGCGGGATCGCCACTCCCGGCGCGCCGATGATTCAGGCGACGGAACTCTTCGCGACGCTGAGGACGGTGTTAACCGCCCGGGACGCCGCGGACCAACAGAAACGGCTCAGTTTAACGTGGCCGGAGTCCGGCTGA
- a CDS encoding 4Fe-4S binding protein — translation MDFAGLKLKNPIIIASGPTTAKIEHLEAAERNGAAGVSIKHVMTRQTYQGKLRCYSSPERVMVFPSDKRLDLAEGLELIRQAKKRTSLAVLVNFSSQEPDLEAYGRLARQFEEAGADALEINMCCPNFGLGQKELGLADEEAEGGALTGQNPKLAAAIVKIAKENCSIPVIPKLTPTALDIGSVAEACVRAGAAGLSLVGGPSLAAPPVDIYQGGRPLYPLMGRSSFGAITGSAIRYNTFKITAQVAERVKVPLTSSGGIDTWEHAIQMMMWGAMSVGICTATMWRGFEAVAAIRRGMERFLEEQGYASYEAIVGLSLKYLTATDRIELGRGHAEIDPGRCKACGACLKPGHCDAVVAEEQQLKVLADRCLGCGVCVGLCKFGAIRMVEEA, via the coding sequence ATGGATTTTGCCGGACTGAAATTAAAAAACCCGATCATCATCGCTTCCGGACCGACCACCGCCAAGATCGAACACTTGGAGGCGGCGGAGCGGAACGGCGCCGCCGGAGTCAGCATCAAGCATGTGATGACCCGCCAGACCTACCAGGGGAAATTACGCTGTTATTCCAGCCCGGAACGGGTGATGGTCTTTCCTTCCGATAAGCGGCTCGATCTGGCCGAAGGCTTGGAACTGATCCGCCAGGCCAAAAAGCGGACCTCCCTGGCGGTGCTGGTCAATTTTTCGAGCCAGGAACCGGATCTCGAGGCTTACGGCCGCCTGGCGCGGCAGTTTGAGGAGGCGGGCGCCGACGCGTTGGAGATCAATATGTGCTGTCCCAACTTCGGCCTGGGCCAGAAGGAGCTGGGCCTGGCCGACGAGGAGGCCGAAGGGGGCGCGTTAACCGGCCAGAACCCGAAATTGGCGGCGGCCATCGTCAAGATCGCCAAGGAGAATTGCAGCATTCCCGTGATTCCCAAACTGACTCCGACGGCCTTGGATATCGGCAGCGTGGCCGAGGCCTGCGTCCGGGCCGGAGCCGCGGGCCTGTCGCTAGTGGGCGGTCCGTCTCTGGCTGCGCCCCCGGTGGATATTTATCAGGGCGGCCGGCCGTTGTATCCCCTGATGGGCCGCTCGTCCTTTGGCGCCATCACCGGCTCGGCCATCCGCTACAACACTTTCAAGATCACCGCGCAGGTAGCCGAAAGAGTCAAAGTGCCGCTGACCTCTTCCGGCGGGATCGATACGTGGGAGCATGCCATTCAGATGATGATGTGGGGCGCGATGTCGGTCGGCATCTGCACCGCCACCATGTGGCGGGGATTCGAAGCGGTGGCGGCGATCCGCCGCGGCATGGAGCGTTTCCTCGAGGAGCAGGGATATGCTTCTTATGAAGCCATCGTGGGCCTCTCCTTAAAGTATCTGACCGCCACGGACCGGATCGAGCTGGGCCGGGGTCATGCGGAGATCGATCCGGGCCGCTGCAAGGCTTGCGGCGCCTGTTTGAAGCCCGGCCATTGCGACGCGGTGGTGGCGGAAGAACAGCAGCTGAAGGTCTTGGCCGATCGCTGCCTGGGCTGCGGAGTCTGCGTCGGGCTCTGCAAGTTCGGAGCGATCCGGATGGTGGAGGAGGCGTAA